A genomic segment from Glycine max cultivar Williams 82 chromosome 1, Glycine_max_v4.0, whole genome shotgun sequence encodes:
- the LOC102664619 gene encoding uncharacterized protein — MAFRAARNVGLRLGGGRRSIATASAKKHDDWATLKAELAPVYMVCGMVAMAVAIGSHTAFQQLARSPTVHINKKRRESMPEVSDPDRTFNSATKFIDGSFLRKLSHIQDNNPTLHDPSHPNPFTTPRTAHTLKTVGVHPSSR; from the exons atggCTTTCAGGGCAGCG AGAAATGTAGGATTGAGGTTGGGAGGAGGAAGGCGATCAATTGCTACTGCCAGCGCTAAAAAGCATGATGATTGGGCGACTCTGAAGGCAGAGTTAGCACCGGTGTACATGGTGTGCGGAATGGTGGCAATGGCTGTGGCAATTGGATCACACACTGCGTTTCAACAACTGGCGCGTTCTCCAACTGTTCATATAAacaagaagagaagagagagcaTGCCAGAGGTCTCTGATCCTGATCGCACCTTCAACTCCGCCACCAAATTCATCGATGGTTCCTTCTTAAGGAAACTCTCTCACATTCAAGACAACAACCCCACACTCCACGACCCTTCCCACCCTAATCCTTTCACCACTCCTCGAACCGCTCACACCTTGA